One Euphorbia lathyris chromosome 1, ddEupLath1.1, whole genome shotgun sequence DNA segment encodes these proteins:
- the LOC136202987 gene encoding U-box domain-containing protein 21-like: MLAWTRRRAVEAATRQKKINHNLEMDEIAIPQHFRCPITLDLMKDPVILLTGITYDRESIDKWVEDGNFTCPVTNQVLSSFDQIPNHFIRKMIQDWCVQNRSYGVQRIPTPRIPVTAFQVSDVVHRIRVATEIGDYKRCKELVKKMNNWSKESERNKKCIVENGGGLVLSIAFESFIKSSMESCSCTDLLEEILSALIWVFPIGAEGESRLGSETCLRSMLWILQNGNLSAIQNAVHVVKQLVSLDQSYVNKLANIEGVVEALIELIKKPICPSATKASLMVIFYMISPSQVSDKMATTFVEMGLISVVIEILVDGDKSISDKALGVLDHICDSKQGREKAYENALIMPVLFHKISGSDLASQYSVSILWKLCKNNDTIIMAEALQLKVDAFQKLLILLQLSCPDTTKDKAKHLLKLLNFYRANSLCFDSSMDFRYL; encoded by the coding sequence ATGCTGGCCTGGACCAGAAGAAGAGCCGTCGAAGCCGCCACCCGGCAGAAGAAGATCAATCATAATTTAGAGATGGACGAAATCGCCATTCCTCAACATTTCCGGTGCCCAATTACCCTTGATTTGATGAAAGATCCTGTCATTCTCTTGACTGGGATAACTTACGATAGAGAAAGCATTGATAAATGGGTTGAAGATGGTAACTTTACATGTCCCGTTACTAATCAGGTATTATCCAGCTTCGATCAAATCCCTAATCATTTCATACGCAAGATGATTCAAGATTGGTGCGTCCAGAACCGATCTTACGGCGTTCAGAGGATTCCTACACCTCGCATTCCGGTCACCGCCTTCCAGGTTTCCgatgttgttcacagaattaGGGTTGCAACTGAAATTGGGGATTACAAGAGGTGTAAAGAGttagtgaagaagatgaacaacTGGTCAAAAGAAAGTGAGCGAAACAAGAAATGCATTGTGGAAAATGGAGGTGGTTTGGTTCTGTCAATTGCTTTCGAGTCATTCATAAAATCATCAATGGAGAGTTGCAGTTGCACAGATTTGTTAGAggagatattgtccgctttgatATGGGTTTTCCCAATTGGTGCAGAAGGGGAATCCAGGCTAGGATCTGAAACTTGTTTGCGTTCGATGCTATGGATTCTTCAAAACGGCAATCTTTCAGCTATACAAAACGCAGTTCATGTGGTGAAACAACTAGTTTCTTTGGATCAAAGTTACGTGAACAAATTAGCGAATATAGAAGGAGTTGTTGAAGCCCTAATTGAGTTGATTAAGAAGCCAATATGCCCATCTGCAACGAAAGCTTCATTAATGGTGATATTCTATATGATTAGTCCATCCCAAGTTAGCGATAAGATGGCAACCACATTTGTTGAAATGGGTTTGATTTCAGTGGTGATAGAAATACTGGTTGATGGAGATAAAAGCATAAGCGACAAGGCATTAGGTGTTTTAGACCATATATGTGATTCTAAACAAGGAAGAGAAAAGGCGTATGAGAATGCTCTTATTATGCCTGTTTTATTTCACAAGATATCAGGATCTGATTTGGCTTCACAATATTCTGTTTCGATTCTTTGGAAGTTGTGTAAGAATAATGATACTATCATAATGGCTGAAGCACTTCAACTCAAAGTGGATGCTTTTCAGAAGTTATTGATACTATTACAGCTTAGTTGTCCAGACACCACCAAGGACAAGGCTAAACACTTGCTCAAATTGTTGAATTTTTACAGAGCTAATTCTCTTTGTTTTGATTCTTCTATGGACTTTAGGTATCTCTAG
- the LOC136202997 gene encoding receptor protein kinase TMK1, with product MKNTPTHLLSTFYIFLVFLSGFVTCQTQDAAVMLSLKKTLNVPDSLGWSDPDPCNWNHVVCDERKRVTRIQVGRRNLQGTLPSNLRNLTQLERLELQWNNIAGPLPTLSGLASLQVVMLTGNHFTSIPTDFFTGLSSLQALEIDNNPFSPWLIPLTITNASALQNFSANSANIIGSIPPFFGPDAFPGLTILHLAFNQLEGGLPPTFSGSQIQSLWLNGQTSKTKLTGTIDVIQNMTLLKDIWLHSNDFSGPLPDFSGLKDLEVLSIRDNSFTGPIPVSLINLESLNVVNLTNNLFQGPIPAFKSSVSVDLTKDSNSFCLPSPADCDSRVNTLLLIVKSLGYPQRLAESWKGNDPCADWIGITCTEGNISVVNFQKMGLTGTISPELASLKSLQRLVLDNNNLTGSIPQELTALPALKMLEVSNNQLSGKIPVFKSNVIVNTNGNPDIGKEVNSSTTPGSPSADPTANTGSGSSSGNDGKKSSTPIGVILFSVIGGIFVISFIGLVVFCVYKKQKRFSRVQSPNAMVIHPRFSGSDNESVKITVAGSSVSVGAISEANTIPMSEHGDIQMVEAGNMVISIQVLRNVTDNFSEANILGQGGFGVVYKGELHDGTKIAVKRMACGVISNKGLAEFQSEIAVLTKVRHRHLVALLGYCLDGNEKLLVYEYMPQGTLSRHLFNWAEEGLKPLEWKKRLTIALDVARGVEYLHGLAHQSFIHRDLKPSNILLGDDMRAKVADFGLVRLAPEGKGSIETRIAGTFGYLAPEYAVTGRVTTKVDVFSFGVILMEIITGRKALDDSQPEESMHLVTWYRRMHLNKESFRKAIDMTIDLDEETLASVSTVAELAGHCCAREPYQRPDMGHAVNVLSSLVELWKPSDQNPEDIYGIDLDMSLPQVLEKWQKFEGRSNMESSSSSYLPSLDNTQTSIPTVPCGFAESFTSADGR from the exons ATGAAGAACACCCCAACGCATCTTCTCTCCACTTTTTACATTTTCCTTGTTTTTCTTTCTGGCTTTGTTACTTGTCAAACTCAAGATGCTGCTGTTATGCTCTCTCTCAAGAAGACCCTCAATGTACCAGATTCTCTTGGCTGGTCCGACCCCGATCCCTGCAACTGGAATCATGTTGTTTGTGATGAAAGGAAACGGGTCACCCGGATCCAAGTTGGTCGTCGAAATCTTCAAGGTACACTTCCTTCAAATCTTCGAAATCTTACTCAACTTGAGCGCTTAGAGCTTCAATGGAACAATATTGCTGGTCCTCTACCTACTTTATCTGGCTTGGCTTCACTTCAAGTGGTTATGCTTACTGGGAACCACTTTACTTCCATCCCTACTGATTTCTTTACTGGTTTGTCCTCTCTCCAAGCTCTCGAGATTGATAATAACCCTTTTTCTCCATGGCTAATTCCTCTTACTATTACAAATGCTTCTGCTTTGCAGAATTTCTCTGCTAATTCAGCTAACATTATTGGTTCAATACCCCCTTTTTTTGGCCCCGATGCTTTTCCGGGTCTAACTATTCTGCATTTGGCCTTTAACCAGCTTGAAGGCGGTTTGCCTCCAACCTTTTCTGGTTCGCAAATCCAGTCTTTATGGCTCAATGGTCAGACCAGTAAAACCAAGCTTACTGGTACTATTGATGTTATACAGAATATGACTTTGTTGAAGGATATCTGGTTGCATTCTAACGACTTTTCGGGTCCTTTGCCGGACTTTTCGGGTTTGAAAGATTTGGAGGTCTTGAGTATAAGAGATAATTCATTCACTGGTCCTATTCCCGTGTCATTGATCAACCTTGAGTCATTAAATGTAGTGAATTTGACAAATAACTTGTTTCAAGGCCCAATTCCTGCATTTAAGAGCTCTGTCTCTGTGGACTTGACTAAAGATTCAAACAGTTTTTGTTTGCCTAGTCCTGCTGATTGTGATTCCAGGGTTAACACGTTGCTTCTGATTGTGAAATCTTTGGGCTATCCGCAAAGGTTAGCTGAGAGTTGGAAGGGAAATGATCCTTGTGCAGATTGGATTGGAATTACTTGTACTGAAGGCAACATTTCCGTTGTAAATTTCCAGAAGATGGGTCTTACAGGAACCATTTCTCCTGAGTTGGCTTCGCTTAAGTCACTGCAAAGGTTggttcttgataataataatcttACTGGTTCAATTCCTCAGGAGCTTACTGCGCTGCCTGCACTGAAGATGCTTGAAGTTTCAAACAACCAACTTTCTGGGAAAATTCCCGTTTTTAAGAGTAATGTGATTGTGAATACTAATGGAAATCCTGACATTGGGAAGGAAGTCAACAGTTCCACAACTCCTGGATCACCATCAGCAGATCCAACAGCAAATACAGGTTCTGGAAGTAGTTCTGGAAATGATGGGAAGAAATCTTCCACTCCAATTGGGGTAATTTTGTTCTCTGTAATTGGGGGTATATTTGTTATATCCTTCATTGGCTTGGTAGTTTTCTGTGTATACAAAAAACAGAAGAGGTTTAGCAGAGTGCAGAGCCCAAATGCAATGGTGATTCATCCTCGCTTTTCAGGATCAGATAATGAGAGTGTCAAGATAACAGTTGCTGGCTCAAGTGTTAGTGTTGGTGCAATTAGTGAGGCCAATACCATTCCTATGAGCGAGCATGGTGACATTCAAATGGTTGAAGCGGGTAATATGGTTATTTCTATTCAAGTTTTGAGGAACGTTACGGACAATTTCAGCGAGGCAAATATATTGGGGCAAGGAGGTTTTGGAGTAGTGTACAAAGGTGAGTTGCATGATGGTACAAAAATTGCTGTCAAGAGAATGGCGTGCGGGGTCATCAGCAACAAGGGACTAGCTGAGTTTCAGTCTGAGATAGCAGTTTTAACCAAGGTTAGGCACCGGCATCTTGTTGCACTTCTTGGATACTGCTTGGATGGCAATGAAAAGCTACTTGTGTATGAATATATGCCTCAAGGAACACTCAGCAGGCATCTGTTCAATTGGGCAGAAGAAGGACTAAAACCTTTGGAGTGGAAAAAGAGATTAACTATAGCCTTGGATGTAGCCAGGGGTGTTGAGTACTTGCATGGTTTGGCACATCAAAGTTTTATACACAGGGATTTGAAGCCCTCTAACATTCTTCTTGGGGATGATATGAGAGCCAAGGTTGCAGATTTCGGATTAGTCCGCCTTGCACCAGAGGGTAAAGGCTCCATTGAGACTAGAATTGCTGGAACTTTTGGATACTTGGCACCAGAGTATGCAG TTACTGGTAGGGTGACGACAAAAGTTGATGTGTTCAGTTTCGGGGTGATATTAATGGAGATTATAACAGGTAGAAAAGCTTTGGACGACAGCCAACCGGAGGAGAGTATGCATCTAGTAACTTGGTATCGGAGAATGCACCTGAACAAGGAGTCATTCCGCAAGGCCATTGACATGACGATTGACCTTGATGAGGAAACACTGGCGAGTGTTAGCACAGTTGCAGAGTTGGCAGGTCACTGTTGCGCAAGGGAGCCATATCAACGGCCGGACATGGGGCACGCAGTTAATGTGCTATCTTCTCTAGTGGAGCTGTGGAAACCAAGTGATCAAAATCCAGAAGACATATATGGCATTGATCTTGACATGTCCTTACCACAAGTACTGGAAAAGTGGCAAAAATTTGAAGGTAGAAGTAATATggagtcttcttcttcttcataccTCCCGAGTTTAGACAATACACAAACCAGTATACCCACAGTTCCATGTGGATTTGCGGAATCGTTTACGTCAGCAGATGGGAGATAG